From the genome of Azospirillum brasilense, one region includes:
- a CDS encoding orotate phosphoribosyltransferase, with product MIPDAWDIELRKGAISVARHLIETGCVRYDPDHLCRHGSGLVSPVHLEGRRLLSYPPVRDEVLDFALRMIGQEIGDGELDAIAAAEGAGVPWAALIADRLELPLVFVRKEAPEGQQDYKHRIEGRVEPGWRVLLVEQIAADGHRKARFAQPLKEAGCDVRDLFVLFQYGIFDEIQEHLAPLGITMHALATWWDVLEVANRGHYLDGKAQGEIHAFLHDPKRWTAEHQGSRKSEKAA from the coding sequence ATGATACCGGACGCTTGGGACATCGAGCTGCGCAAAGGGGCCATCAGCGTGGCCCGCCATCTGATCGAGACCGGCTGCGTCCGGTACGACCCGGACCATCTCTGCCGCCACGGCTCGGGGCTGGTCAGCCCGGTCCATCTGGAGGGGCGGCGGCTGCTCTCCTACCCCCCGGTGCGCGACGAGGTGCTCGACTTCGCGCTGCGGATGATCGGGCAGGAGATCGGCGACGGCGAATTGGACGCCATCGCCGCCGCCGAGGGAGCCGGCGTACCCTGGGCCGCGCTGATCGCCGATCGGTTGGAGCTTCCCCTCGTCTTCGTGCGCAAGGAGGCGCCGGAGGGCCAGCAGGATTACAAGCACCGGATCGAAGGGCGGGTGGAGCCGGGCTGGCGCGTGCTTCTGGTCGAGCAGATCGCCGCCGACGGCCATCGCAAAGCTCGCTTCGCCCAGCCGCTGAAGGAGGCGGGCTGCGACGTGCGCGACCTGTTCGTGCTGTTCCAGTACGGGATCTTCGACGAGATCCAGGAGCATCTGGCCCCGCTGGGCATCACGATGCACGCGTTGGCGACTTGGTGGGACGTGCTGGAGGTGGCGAACCGCGGCCATTATTTGGACGGGAAGGCCCAGGGCGAAATCCACGCCTTCCTGCACGACCCCAAGCGCTGGACCGCGGAGCACCAGGGCAGCCGGAAGAGCGAGAAGGCAGCCTGA
- a CDS encoding glycosyl hydrolase family 17 protein, translating to MRLITILAVLLVAGLANFAVWSLPNQPVPLDPPPGGKLKSVSFAPFRDGQSPLTQTFPSVEQIDEDLAALAPQVAGVRTYTSLEGLEVVPELARRHGMQVTMGAWLSSRLDKNEKEVASLIDLANRYPDVITRVIVGNEVLLRRELTPEQVAGYIDRVKAAVKQPVSYADVWEWWLKYPQIADHVDYLTIHLLPYWEDVPTDVAGAMERIRGSYRTIAQRFPGKPILVGETGWPTEGRSRGAAVTGLVNKAKFVNGFVRLAEQEGFDYNVIEAFDQGWKAKLEGTVGGHWGLYTADRQAKFALAGPVVENRQWPMLFGVSSVLALLLVVGLTLRGRPLTAGAFAALAFLAQALSTLFVHAVWGALHGKHYPQDVALSVVMLAATAVLSMAVLLAARRALGSGGLALEPLAPLRGRPALSRLETVGKAAAVALALLGIVWSFLIVFDGRYRDFPNGYFALPALGLLALGAMRATRRPEGTGALAAWGIGGLFRPAVPVADAPASGLCGAVRRLPLESALAVLLLLGALLTVLAEGVVPMESLIYGQLPFMEALHEVVWTSPNWEALSWAGLQLLLAVPYAAAVLAVRCGETARAGHQWVRIAGQ from the coding sequence ATGCGCCTCATCACGATCCTCGCCGTGCTGCTCGTGGCCGGCCTCGCGAATTTTGCCGTCTGGTCGCTGCCGAACCAGCCGGTGCCGCTCGACCCGCCGCCCGGCGGCAAGCTGAAAAGCGTGTCCTTCGCACCCTTCCGCGACGGGCAAAGCCCGCTGACGCAGACCTTCCCCAGTGTGGAGCAGATCGACGAGGATCTGGCGGCCCTCGCCCCGCAGGTGGCGGGGGTGCGCACCTACACCTCGCTGGAGGGGCTGGAGGTGGTGCCGGAGCTGGCGCGTCGCCACGGCATGCAGGTCACCATGGGGGCGTGGCTGTCGTCGCGGCTGGACAAAAACGAGAAGGAGGTCGCCTCCCTCATCGACCTCGCCAACCGTTACCCGGACGTCATCACCCGCGTGATCGTCGGCAACGAGGTGCTTCTCCGCCGCGAGCTGACGCCGGAGCAGGTGGCCGGCTACATCGACCGCGTGAAGGCGGCGGTGAAGCAGCCGGTGTCCTACGCCGACGTCTGGGAATGGTGGCTGAAATACCCGCAGATCGCGGATCATGTCGATTACCTGACCATCCACCTGCTGCCTTATTGGGAGGACGTGCCGACCGACGTGGCCGGCGCCATGGAGCGCATCCGCGGCAGCTACCGCACGATCGCCCAGCGCTTCCCCGGCAAGCCGATCCTGGTCGGCGAGACCGGCTGGCCGACGGAGGGCCGGTCACGCGGCGCCGCGGTCACCGGGCTGGTCAACAAGGCCAAGTTCGTCAACGGCTTCGTCCGCCTCGCCGAGCAGGAGGGCTTTGACTACAACGTGATCGAGGCCTTCGACCAGGGCTGGAAGGCTAAGCTGGAGGGCACGGTGGGCGGCCACTGGGGCCTCTACACCGCCGACCGTCAGGCGAAGTTCGCCTTGGCCGGGCCGGTGGTGGAGAACCGCCAATGGCCGATGCTGTTCGGCGTCTCCTCCGTCCTCGCGCTGCTTCTGGTCGTCGGGCTGACCCTGCGCGGCCGTCCGCTGACCGCCGGGGCCTTCGCCGCCCTGGCCTTCCTGGCGCAGGCGCTGTCCACCCTGTTCGTCCACGCCGTCTGGGGCGCCCTGCACGGCAAGCATTACCCGCAGGATGTGGCGCTGTCCGTCGTCATGCTGGCGGCGACGGCCGTGCTGTCGATGGCCGTCCTGCTGGCCGCCCGGCGCGCGCTGGGCAGCGGCGGTCTGGCGCTGGAGCCGCTGGCCCCGCTGCGCGGCCGTCCGGCGCTGTCGCGGCTGGAGACGGTGGGCAAGGCCGCCGCCGTGGCCCTCGCCCTGCTGGGGATCGTCTGGAGCTTCCTGATCGTATTCGACGGGCGCTACCGCGACTTCCCCAACGGGTACTTCGCCCTGCCGGCGCTCGGCCTGTTGGCACTCGGCGCCATGCGCGCAACACGGCGTCCGGAGGGCACGGGGGCGCTGGCCGCCTGGGGAATCGGCGGGCTGTTCCGCCCCGCCGTCCCGGTGGCCGATGCTCCGGCGAGCGGCCTGTGCGGCGCCGTCCGCCGCCTGCCGCTGGAGTCGGCGCTGGCCGTCCTTCTGCTGCTCGGCGCGCTGCTGACCGTGCTGGCGGAAGGCGTGGTGCCGATGGAGTCGCTGATCTACGGGCAGCTTCCCTTCATGGAGGCCCTGCACGAGGTGGTGTGGACCAGCCCGAACTGGGAAGCGCTGTCCTGGGCCGGTCTTCAGCTTCTGCTGGCGGTGCCCTACGCCGCCGCCGTTCTGGCCGTCCGCTGTGGCGAAACCGCCCGCGCCGGCCACCAGTGGGTCCGCATCGCCGGGCAGTGA
- a CDS encoding ferredoxin--NADP reductase, with amino-acid sequence MSNLIHERVLRVHHWTDTLFSFTTTRDPSFRFDPGQFTMIGLEVNGRPLLRAYSLVSASYEETLEFFSIKVQDGPLTSRLQHLKEGDTLLVNRKATGTLVTDNLLPGRNLYLLSTGTGLAPFLSIIKDPEMYARFDKVILTHTTRTVGELAYADIINTVLPENEFFGEDVTQKLIYYPTVTREPFRNQGRITDLIRNGKLFSDVGLAPFDREVDRVMICGSPAMLDETSGIMNELGFSMGHNGEPGHYVIEKAFVER; translated from the coding sequence ATGAGCAATCTGATTCATGAGCGCGTCCTGCGCGTTCACCACTGGACGGACACGCTGTTCAGCTTCACCACCACGCGCGATCCCTCGTTCCGTTTCGATCCCGGACAGTTCACCATGATCGGCCTGGAGGTGAACGGCCGGCCGCTGCTGCGCGCGTACAGCCTGGTCAGCGCCAGCTACGAGGAGACGCTGGAGTTCTTCTCGATCAAGGTGCAGGACGGCCCGCTGACCTCGCGCCTCCAGCACCTCAAGGAAGGCGACACGCTGCTGGTCAACCGCAAGGCGACGGGCACGCTGGTCACCGACAACCTGCTGCCGGGCCGCAACCTGTACCTGCTCAGCACCGGCACGGGCCTCGCCCCGTTCCTCAGCATCATCAAGGACCCGGAGATGTACGCCCGGTTCGACAAGGTGATCCTGACCCACACGACGCGTACGGTGGGCGAGTTGGCGTACGCCGACATCATCAACACCGTCCTGCCGGAGAACGAGTTCTTCGGGGAGGACGTGACGCAGAAGCTGATCTATTACCCGACCGTGACGCGCGAGCCGTTCCGCAACCAGGGCCGCATCACCGACCTGATCCGCAACGGCAAGCTGTTCTCCGACGTCGGGCTGGCCCCCTTCGACCGCGAGGTCGACCGCGTGATGATCTGCGGCAGCCCGGCCATGCTCGACGAGACCAGCGGCATCATGAACGAGCTGGGCTTCTCCATGGGCCACAATGGCGAACCCGGTCATTACGTGATCGAAAAGGCTTTTGTGGAACGCTGA
- a CDS encoding helix-turn-helix domain-containing protein gives MDKKAMLGPKVRRLRRDHGLTQAQMAEQLGISPSYLNLIEHNQRPVTVPLLLKLGQQFGVDLQSFAEDEESRLVAGLREVFADPLFDGSDIKNQDFRELAAVAPTLGQAVVALYRAFRTSRDDLQTLSERVADREKLHLVQTSSFPQDEVRDLFQAHSNHFAELEAAAEELWQEGRLEKGDLYRGLTDYLLNNHSVRVRLLPSDIMGYAVRRFDRHGRRILLSEMLAPSGRNFQLACQIALLRHRDLLNHIVEASGLTGDEARRLARIGLANYFAAAVVMPYARFWEAANQVRYDIEILRRRFDASFEQVCQRLTTLQRPGAKGVPFFLMRVDSAGNVSKRFSGAGFHLARFGGGCARWIVYEAFRTPGKIHSQLAQMPDGTTYFSIARTVVKAGGGFRSPPQQFAIALGCDLQHAAQITYADGVDLENTEAATPIGVNCRLCPRLDCSQRAFPPLNHRLIVDENLRGLSPYLFAPPAGE, from the coding sequence ATGGACAAGAAGGCGATGCTGGGTCCGAAGGTGCGTCGGCTGCGCCGCGACCATGGGCTGACCCAGGCCCAGATGGCCGAGCAGTTGGGCATCTCCCCCAGCTACCTGAACCTGATCGAGCACAACCAGCGCCCGGTCACCGTGCCGCTTCTGCTGAAGCTTGGGCAGCAATTCGGGGTGGATCTGCAGAGCTTCGCGGAGGACGAGGAAAGCCGCCTCGTCGCCGGCCTGCGCGAGGTGTTCGCCGATCCTTTGTTCGACGGCTCCGACATCAAGAACCAGGACTTCCGCGAACTGGCGGCGGTCGCCCCGACGCTGGGGCAGGCGGTGGTGGCGCTCTACCGCGCCTTCCGCACCAGCCGCGACGACCTGCAGACCCTGTCGGAACGGGTCGCCGACCGCGAGAAGCTGCATCTGGTCCAGACCTCCTCCTTCCCGCAGGACGAGGTGCGCGACCTCTTCCAGGCCCATTCCAACCACTTCGCCGAGCTTGAGGCGGCGGCGGAGGAGCTGTGGCAGGAGGGCCGGCTGGAGAAGGGCGACCTCTACCGGGGCCTGACCGACTATCTGCTGAACAACCACAGCGTCCGCGTCCGGCTGCTGCCCTCCGACATCATGGGCTATGCGGTGCGCCGGTTCGACCGGCACGGGCGGCGCATCCTGCTGTCGGAGATGCTGGCGCCGTCCGGCCGCAACTTCCAGCTCGCCTGCCAGATCGCCCTGCTGCGCCACCGCGATCTGCTGAACCACATCGTGGAGGCGTCGGGTCTGACCGGCGACGAGGCGCGGCGCCTGGCCCGCATCGGGCTGGCCAACTATTTCGCGGCGGCGGTGGTGATGCCCTACGCCCGCTTCTGGGAGGCGGCCAATCAGGTTCGATACGATATCGAAATATTACGGCGCCGGTTCGATGCCTCGTTCGAGCAGGTCTGCCAGCGGCTGACCACGCTGCAGCGGCCGGGGGCGAAGGGCGTTCCCTTCTTCCTGATGCGGGTGGACAGCGCCGGCAACGTGTCCAAGCGCTTTTCCGGCGCCGGCTTCCATCTGGCGCGCTTCGGCGGCGGCTGCGCCCGCTGGATCGTCTACGAGGCCTTCCGCACGCCGGGAAAGATTCACAGCCAGCTGGCCCAGATGCCCGACGGCACCACCTATTTCTCCATCGCCCGCACGGTGGTGAAGGCCGGCGGCGGCTTCCGCAGCCCGCCGCAGCAATTCGCCATCGCGCTGGGCTGCGACCTTCAGCACGCGGCGCAGATCACCTATGCGGATGGTGTGGATCTGGAAAACACCGAGGCGGCGACGCCCATCGGTGTGAATTGCCGGCTCTGCCCGCGGCTGGACTGCTCGCAACGCGCCTTCCCACCGCTGAACCATCGCCTGATTGTCGATGAGAATCTGCGCGGTTTGTCGCCTTACCTCTTCGCCCCGCCGGCGGGAGAGTAA
- the aceA gene encoding isocitrate lyase → MSLDEKTKAALRAARFEGIKRDYTQDDVKRLSGSVKIEYTLAEMGAQRLWELLNTEPYINTLGALTGNQAMQAVKAGLKAIYLSGWQVAGDANLAGQMYPDQSLYPANSVPAVVERINNTFKRADEIQTAEGKGDTYWFAPIIADAEAGFGGPLNVFELMKAMIKAGASGVHFEDQLASEKKCGHLGGKVLIPTQQHIRTLNAARLAADTMGTSTIVLCRTDAESAQLITSDVDERDHPFIDFDAGRTSEGFFRLKKGTGVEHCIARGLSYAPYSDLLWWETSRPNLEEAKRFAEAIRKEFPNKLLAYNCSPSFNWKANLDEADIAKFQREIGAMGYKFQFVTLAGFHSLNYSAFKLAKGYAARGMAAYSELQEAEFAAEAEGYTATKHQREVGTGYFDAVATAISGGQSSTTAYKDSTEADQFH, encoded by the coding sequence ATGTCGCTCGATGAAAAGACCAAGGCCGCTCTCCGCGCCGCGCGCTTCGAAGGCATCAAGCGCGATTACACCCAGGACGACGTGAAGCGCCTCAGCGGCTCGGTCAAGATCGAGTACACGCTGGCCGAGATGGGCGCGCAGCGCCTGTGGGAGCTGCTGAACACCGAGCCGTACATCAACACGCTGGGCGCCCTGACCGGCAACCAGGCGATGCAGGCGGTGAAGGCCGGCCTCAAGGCCATCTACCTGTCGGGCTGGCAGGTCGCCGGCGACGCCAACCTGGCCGGCCAGATGTACCCGGACCAGAGCCTGTACCCGGCCAACTCGGTGCCGGCGGTGGTCGAGCGCATCAACAACACCTTCAAGCGCGCCGACGAGATCCAGACCGCCGAGGGCAAGGGCGACACCTACTGGTTCGCGCCGATCATCGCGGATGCCGAGGCCGGCTTCGGCGGCCCGCTGAATGTCTTCGAGCTGATGAAGGCGATGATCAAGGCCGGCGCCTCGGGCGTCCACTTCGAGGACCAGCTCGCGTCGGAGAAGAAGTGCGGCCATCTCGGCGGCAAGGTGCTGATCCCCACGCAGCAGCACATCCGCACGCTGAACGCCGCCCGTCTGGCCGCCGACACCATGGGCACCTCGACCATCGTGCTCTGCCGCACCGACGCGGAGTCCGCTCAGCTCATCACTTCCGACGTTGACGAGCGCGACCATCCCTTCATCGACTTCGACGCCGGCCGCACCTCGGAGGGCTTCTTCCGCCTGAAGAAGGGCACGGGTGTCGAGCATTGCATCGCCCGCGGCCTGTCCTACGCCCCCTACTCCGACCTGCTGTGGTGGGAGACCTCGCGTCCGAACCTGGAGGAGGCCAAGCGCTTCGCCGAGGCGATCCGCAAGGAGTTCCCGAACAAGCTGCTGGCCTACAACTGCTCGCCGAGCTTCAACTGGAAGGCCAACCTGGACGAGGCGGACATCGCCAAGTTCCAGCGCGAGATCGGCGCCATGGGCTACAAGTTCCAGTTCGTGACGCTGGCCGGCTTCCACAGCCTGAACTACTCGGCCTTCAAGCTGGCCAAGGGCTACGCGGCGCGCGGCATGGCCGCCTACTCGGAGCTGCAGGAGGCGGAATTCGCGGCGGAAGCCGAGGGCTACACCGCGACCAAGCACCAGCGCGAGGTCGGCACCGGCTACTTCGACGCGGTCGCCACGGCGATCTCGGGCGGCCAGTCCTCCACCACCGCCTACAAGGACTCCACCGAGGCCGATCAGTTCCATTGA
- a CDS encoding DJ-1/PfpI family protein encodes MDQPLAGKSIAILVANGFEELEMTEPQRALLKTGATLRTISPEQGLVNGWHGKSWGHYFPVDKQVGEVLGADYDMLLLPGGERSVTKLQQSAHTRRIVGHFLDAGKPIAAIDQGIQLLAIPGKLKGRTLAAPEAVRAELEAAGGKISDEALVVDNVTITALGHDELAAFVEQVVKVFSEAAAVRKAA; translated from the coding sequence ATGGATCAACCCCTCGCAGGAAAGAGCATTGCCATTCTCGTCGCCAACGGCTTTGAGGAACTGGAGATGACGGAGCCGCAACGGGCTCTCCTCAAGACCGGCGCTACTCTTCGTACGATTTCTCCCGAGCAGGGACTGGTGAACGGCTGGCACGGCAAGTCCTGGGGCCATTACTTCCCGGTGGACAAGCAGGTCGGCGAGGTTCTGGGTGCCGACTATGACATGCTGCTGCTGCCGGGTGGCGAGCGCAGCGTCACCAAGCTTCAGCAGAGCGCCCACACCCGCCGCATCGTCGGCCATTTCCTGGACGCCGGCAAGCCGATCGCCGCGATCGACCAGGGCATCCAGCTCCTGGCCATCCCGGGCAAGCTGAAGGGCCGCACTCTGGCCGCCCCCGAGGCCGTCCGCGCCGAGCTGGAAGCCGCCGGCGGCAAGATCAGCGACGAGGCCCTGGTGGTGGACAACGTGACCATCACGGCGCTGGGCCATGACGAGCTGGCCGCCTTCGTCGAGCAGGTCGTCAAGGTCTTCTCCGAGGCTGCCGCCGTCCGCAAGGCCGCCTAA
- a CDS encoding PAS domain-containing sensor histidine kinase: MLPPMTTALPVAPQTNAAPSGLGRARLEKDELDMAPEEAAGLQWLDALATPLWLLRPDGLTVWLNGAARALIGLERDAPAAAVRVSLSSRFPAALEQAAAGRAVDARATVHAPLTLPLEVDLRLVPAPRPSGLILAEAPADSGARQEMMRLNEQLIALSYAYPDIRFELLRDGTILDFAAASPGDLNVPAERFLAHRVQEVLPDPAAGMLAAALGRLNEGQTVIGLDFSLPPPPGQTGAGQTGAGQMAGTKFFEARLVALPDSDRVMCSIRNVTERVLAESAARRAHHLLSDAIECITEGFVLYDAQDRLVLCNGRYRELFSANTDLITPGARFEEVLRGGVERGVYQVPDGDLEGWIGRRIEQHRGAGAPMEVQLHDGRWIRIEEWRTHEGGTVGIRADITDLKAREAELSAARDEAEQANQRKSDYVHHLSHELRTPLNAVLGFAQIIHDEMMGPNNPRYREYAGQIAAAGVYMLDLINNLLDLARIEAGRMDLHEEACNLSLLVDLTFGMMQPRACEAAVALCMEIPDDLPSLHGDASQIRQMLTNLIGNAIKFAPAKDGRVRVGAELTEDGGIALTVADNGIGMRPEQIPVALDAFGQVHGHNPGRDRGAERGSGLGLPLTRALIALHGGTFHIDSRLGAGTTVRLTFPPCRVGGGMRRP, translated from the coding sequence ATGTTGCCGCCCATGACCACCGCCCTGCCCGTCGCCCCGCAAACCAATGCGGCGCCCTCCGGGCTGGGACGGGCCCGGCTGGAGAAGGACGAGCTGGACATGGCCCCGGAAGAAGCAGCGGGATTGCAATGGCTGGACGCGCTCGCCACGCCGCTGTGGCTGCTCCGTCCTGATGGGTTGACCGTATGGCTGAACGGCGCCGCCCGCGCGCTGATCGGCCTGGAGCGCGACGCGCCCGCCGCCGCCGTCCGGGTCAGCCTGTCCAGCCGGTTCCCCGCCGCGTTGGAGCAGGCCGCCGCGGGGCGGGCGGTGGACGCGCGGGCGACCGTCCACGCCCCCCTTACCCTGCCGCTGGAGGTGGACCTCCGGCTGGTTCCGGCGCCGCGCCCGAGCGGGCTGATCCTGGCCGAAGCCCCCGCCGACAGCGGCGCCCGGCAGGAGATGATGCGGCTGAACGAGCAGCTCATCGCGCTGTCCTACGCCTATCCCGACATCCGCTTCGAACTGCTGCGCGATGGCACCATCCTCGACTTCGCCGCCGCCAGCCCAGGCGACCTGAACGTCCCCGCCGAGCGCTTCCTGGCGCACCGCGTGCAGGAGGTGCTGCCCGATCCCGCCGCCGGGATGCTGGCCGCGGCGCTCGGCCGGCTGAACGAAGGGCAAACGGTCATCGGCCTGGATTTCTCCCTGCCGCCGCCTCCTGGCCAGACGGGGGCCGGCCAGACCGGGGCTGGACAGATGGCGGGCACCAAATTCTTCGAGGCGCGGCTGGTCGCCCTGCCCGACAGCGACCGCGTGATGTGCAGCATCCGCAACGTCACGGAGCGGGTGCTGGCGGAAAGCGCGGCCCGGCGCGCCCATCATCTGCTGTCCGACGCCATCGAATGCATCACCGAGGGCTTCGTTCTGTACGACGCCCAGGACCGGCTGGTGCTGTGCAACGGGCGTTATCGGGAGCTGTTTTCCGCCAACACCGACCTCATCACGCCGGGCGCCCGGTTCGAGGAGGTGCTGCGCGGCGGGGTGGAGCGCGGCGTCTATCAGGTGCCGGACGGCGATCTGGAGGGCTGGATCGGGCGGCGCATCGAGCAGCACCGCGGCGCCGGCGCCCCCATGGAGGTTCAGCTTCACGACGGGCGCTGGATCCGCATCGAGGAGTGGCGGACGCACGAGGGCGGAACCGTCGGCATCCGCGCCGACATCACCGATCTGAAAGCCCGCGAGGCTGAGTTGAGCGCCGCCCGCGACGAGGCCGAACAGGCCAACCAGCGCAAGTCCGACTATGTCCACCATCTGAGCCACGAGCTGCGCACGCCGCTGAACGCCGTGCTCGGCTTCGCCCAAATCATCCATGACGAGATGATGGGGCCGAACAACCCGCGCTACCGCGAATATGCCGGGCAGATCGCGGCGGCCGGCGTCTACATGCTGGACCTCATCAACAACCTGCTCGACCTCGCGCGGATCGAGGCGGGGCGGATGGACCTGCACGAGGAGGCCTGCAACCTGTCCCTGCTGGTCGATCTGACCTTCGGCATGATGCAGCCGCGGGCGTGCGAGGCGGCAGTCGCGCTGTGCATGGAAATTCCCGACGATCTGCCGAGCCTGCACGGCGACGCCTCGCAGATCCGGCAGATGCTGACCAACCTGATCGGCAACGCCATCAAGTTCGCCCCCGCCAAGGACGGGCGCGTGCGGGTGGGTGCGGAGCTGACGGAGGATGGCGGCATCGCGCTGACCGTCGCCGACAACGGCATCGGCATGCGCCCCGAACAAATTCCAGTGGCGTTGGACGCCTTCGGGCAGGTGCATGGCCACAATCCGGGCCGCGACCGGGGGGCGGAGCGCGGCTCCGGCCTGGGGCTGCCGCTGACCCGCGCGTTGATCGCGCTGCACGGCGGCACCTTCCACATCGACAGCCGGCTCGGGGCCGGAACGACCGTGCGCCTGACCTTCCCGCCCTGCCGGGTCGGTGGGGGAATGCGACGGCCCTGA
- a CDS encoding sulfite oxidase-like oxidoreductase produces MADELPQDGPQDVPQDGRIRDKLIATKEQWAREGRGLTGETADPARDRLPPGQRLVETWPVLDLGIVPRVSEANWTLAVDGLVDTPVTWSWADLQAQPRERVVSDIHCVTTWSRYDNQWDGVSTRHLLSVVQPQPEARFVLCHSSDGYTTNLPLEAFAAEDALLATGWEGQPISRDHGGPVRVVVPKLYFWKSAKWVKRIEFLAEDRRGYWEVRGYHNDADPWREERYSE; encoded by the coding sequence ATGGCCGACGAGCTTCCTCAAGATGGCCCGCAGGACGTGCCACAGGACGGTCGGATCCGCGACAAGCTGATCGCCACCAAGGAGCAATGGGCGCGGGAGGGCCGGGGCCTGACCGGGGAGACCGCCGACCCGGCGCGCGACCGCCTGCCGCCGGGCCAGCGCCTGGTGGAGACCTGGCCGGTGCTCGACCTCGGCATCGTTCCGCGGGTGAGCGAGGCGAACTGGACCTTGGCGGTGGACGGGCTGGTCGACACCCCCGTCACCTGGAGTTGGGCGGACCTGCAGGCCCAGCCGCGGGAGCGCGTCGTATCCGACATTCACTGCGTCACCACATGGTCGCGCTACGACAACCAATGGGACGGGGTATCCACGCGTCACCTGCTGTCGGTCGTCCAGCCGCAGCCGGAGGCGCGCTTCGTCCTCTGCCACTCCTCGGACGGCTACACCACAAACCTGCCGTTGGAGGCCTTCGCGGCGGAGGACGCGCTGCTCGCCACCGGTTGGGAGGGCCAGCCGATCAGCCGCGACCATGGCGGACCCGTCCGAGTCGTCGTGCCGAAGCTCTATTTCTGGAAAAGCGCCAAGTGGGTGAAGCGAATCGAGTTCCTGGCGGAGGATCGCCGCGGCTATTGGGAGGTCCGCGGTTATCACAATGACGCCGACCCCTGGCGGGAAGAACGCTACAGCGAGTAG